In Plasmodium gaboni strain SY75 chromosome 14, whole genome shotgun sequence, one genomic interval encodes:
- a CDS encoding putative SNARE protein, whose protein sequence is MFKNLLIQSLECREKNYLASCAKKEKFPFFKSRIYNNENILVHNNKYNLCINSKYGKYKRTNIYLMNYKGFISVVDKYVDYKKESPSEEEKHYKEGKINIKNNMNSIEKILDETNSMIYINDICLKMDQNLLKCQNYEDVLSILITHRGALFLQNLITAIRMLSGFVIEQKKENLEKDKLNMVSDYTKKYTTEENEMDKNIRYDISDYKDNHMIDNNNNEDISYNNNEDISYNNNKDISYNNNKDISYNNNKDISYNNNHDISYNNNKDISYNNNKDISYNNNHDISLNNNHDIPYNYTGIEKIENNLIERYKNIFDILNNKVLVESEMNTQGKKRKLEDIIVLDERFHLLIDDIYKNRKHFDVLSICHILISLKELNYKHFLLFNSFVNPLKNFDIYIKEQFSNNQNFSFICSTIQLLLECFNTYIWAGYYNLNIYNKLMNSILLNKFIYINKNTIYTQHYDQLKNYTYMNYEYNINYPMAIKDVLHFFDINEDFYYIGHVKKNNDNAYDSINELYTCDKNQSEENKNNMNNIIYQNNYEKAIGLNKNNIDNDINNDINNGDIINKKESVLNMDYIKGSKSIFYSLCPIFLSLELFLKSIEIYKSIYVYNSLFFMIAEKMVYYYTQYLSPSCISMICEAFSRHRIFSIEHDRLFCHISKLVENNFEKFSLEHLYIILSSFKKMNLFFEKCIILVCKKFKKHFSSCYIRRQESILSLNEISILMESITFFNFQNKYIDEFIVSCVNYLEDYIDDIEEETSINISYALILSNMVDINPYFFSFIWRKIGKTTYWEKRKTQICLLWLSHMIQFKWLEYDLPKFCVLECLKVFYLKRKEKKFSNSKIIQNISKILNNMNIEHDIYVDIYGPYILDILIKNTRNVLMLTQDTTRNEINKDLGDFKIILNHLKLFGYKAKPINTKYFDSLSDEMKENYIKDVLMNF, encoded by the coding sequence atgttcAAGAATTTGTTAATTCAATCATTAGAATGTAGAgagaaaaattatttagCATCATGCgcaaaaaaagaaaagtttccattttttaaaagtaGAATTTAcaataatgaaaatatattagtacataataataagtataatttatgtataaatagtaaatatggaaaatacaaaagaacgaatatatatttgatgAATTATAAAGGATTTATAAGTGTTGTAGATAAATATGTggattataaaaaagagTCACCTTCTGAAGAAGAAAAACATTATAAGGAgggaaaaataaatataaagaataatatgaacTCTATAGAGAAAATATTAGATGAAACAAATTcaatgatatatataaatgacATTTGTTTAAAAATGGATCAAAATTTATTGAAGTGTCAAAATTATGAGGATGTCCTTTCTATTCTTATTACACATAGAGGTGCCttatttttacaaaatttGATTACTGCAATTCGTATGTTGAGTGGATTTGTAATTGAACAAAAGAAGGAGAATTTAGAAAAGGATAAGTTGAATATGGTAAGTGATTATactaaaaaatatactaCGGAAGAGAATGAGATggataaaaatataagataTGACATTTCTGATTATAAGGATAACCATATGATtgacaataataataatgaagatatatcatataataataatgaagatatatcatataataataataaagatatatcatataataataataaagatatatcatataataataataaagatatatcatataataataatcatgatatatcatataataataataaagatatatcatataataataataaagatatatcatataataataatcatgatatatcattaaataataatcatgATATACCTTATAACTACACAGGTATTGAAAAGATAGAAAATAATCTAATTGaaagatataaaaacatatttgatatattaaataataaagttTTAGTAGAAAGTGAAATGAATACACAAGGAAAGAAAAGGAAACTTGAAGATATTATTGTATTAGATGAAAGATTTCATCTTCTCATTGatgatatttataaaaatcGGAAACATTTTGATGTTTTATCTATTTGTCATATTTTGATATCTTTAAAAGAGttaaattataaacatttccttttatttaattcttttgTTAACCCcttaaaaaattttgatatatatattaaagaaCAATTTTCAAATAATCAAAATTTCTCTTTTATTTGTTCGACCATACAATTATTACTTGAATGttttaatacatatatatggGCAGGgtattataatttaaatatatataacaaattaATGAACTCAATTTTgttaaataaatttatatatataaataaaaatacaatatatacACAACATTATGACCAGCTAAAAAATTACACATATATGAActatgaatataatataaattatcCAATGGCAATAAAAGACGTGCTAcatttttttgatataaatgaagacttttattatattggacatgtaaaaaaaaataatgataatgcATATGATTctataaatgaattatatacTTGTGATAAAAATCAAAgtgaagaaaataaaaataatatgaataatataatatatcagAATAATTATGAGAAAGCAATAGGtttgaataaaaataatattgataatgatataaataatgatataaataatggtgatataataaataaaaaagagagtgttttaaatatggattatataaaaggaTCGAAATCAATATTTTACAGCTTGTGCCCTATATTTTTAAGTCttgaattatttttgaaaagtatagaaatatacaaaagcatatatgtatataattctttattttttatgattgCTGAAAAGATGGTTTATTATTACACTCAATATTTAAGTCCATCATGCATAAGTATGATATGTGAAGCATTTTCTAGACATCGGATTTTCAGCATAGAACATGATAGACTTTTTTGTCATATATCAAAATTAgttgaaaataattttgaaaaGTTTTCTTTAGAACActtatatatcattttatcttcatttaaaaaaatgaatcTCTTTTTCgaaaaatgtattattttagTATGTAAAAAGTTTAAGAAACATTTTTCCTCATGCTATATAAGAAGACAAGAATctatattatcattaaatgaaatatcAATTTTAATGGAGAGTataactttttttaattttcaaaataaatatattgatgAATTTATTGTTTCATGTGTAAATTATTTAGAAGATTATATAGATGACATTGAAGAAGAAACCTCTATAAATATTTCGTACgcattaatattatctaATATGGTTGATATTAATCCATACttcttttcatttatatgGAGAAAAATAGGAAAAACAACTTACTGGGAAAAACGAAAAACTCaaatttgtttattatgGTTATCACATATGATACAATTTAAATGGTTAGAATATGATTTACCAAAATTTTGTGTTTTAGAATGTTTAAaagttttttatttaaaaagaaaagaaaagaaattttccaattcaaaaattattcaaaacatatctaaaatattaaacaatatgaatattgaacatgatatatatgtagatatatatggtccatatatattagatattttaataaaaaatacaagAAATGTCTTAATGCTTACGCAAGATACCACAAgaaatgaaataaataaagattTAGGTGACttcaaaattattttaaatcatttaaaattatttggATATAAAGCAAAACCTATTAATACCAAATATTTTGATTCTCTCTCTGATGAAATgaaagaaaattatattaagGATGTCTTAATGAATTTTTAG
- a CDS encoding transcription factor with AP2 domain(s) encodes MNEYNSIYNKSKCHNISVSKGTSRIFKKIKTKNNYNCLPIKKEIHNQPDGNNKRNISDKIISENEKKMLINNKNNKNKKNNNNYALDILKAIEEYEKNEMANSQVHNENVENIKLERNEIDYEKKCYSNDKERNEENKKINNYDKNIQGIKIEEDTIEYKKLKKYDVEKNKVKRLELVIDIEEYNDNKLDNENFLQKDYTKNISSNEKKYYYNNYIFNDDLYNSKLNCLTKTLDFLAKEEHMNPNRNLDEKHDNESVCVIEKRTIKNSSSCDEKEISEKINLKDNYVFFNNTEKNKNKLKDKKNTSKRKKMNLSKTYDNDQTEIYKKIKKINNKNDNYNHINDHEKFSVKSNVNSTTRQNNNNIKKIKNNHNNKSINKPSNYYNSRSSSKSDFNMNSNTTSTQNSYSSIYNNDNNNDSCISSNINHNNDCNDNHKNDCNDNYNNNNNNCNDNFNNNCNNNCNDNFNSSKVPSSNYNKIMNCKNYVNSNNDSTKIHIGIKEEKKYIMKQEEHLENFIKNNRIYNDSGCYVIGDDCVIPNYKYEEDDVYVEIIENNNITDGHNNLQDSFEKIKKFCTSSNVTTTTNKNKKYNNNDNNKKNDNKKNISLCDEKKDDSENNNRKTPKNRNDDLKKSQNINDNKVEEEYKKSTKLKNNKNNKSNKSSDDGYMKDDVQINSIEATNHNTNNNNNNNYDCDTMYDANINEKCNRNNTYKEKSYINVDGYNGNKKNDTNNDKNNNNNMNNDKPQDECTNKKNVNNSSNNKNYNNDNKKKNNNNNNHNSKNNNNNNNNNNNNHNNNNNHNNNNNNNNNHNNHNISYKCDENVFQEFNDFMRKKMWMEKYLHNQINCYDVLLEIRKRVPTWGDYKCNFFFHWKKIMELNNDELKIYVLIFRSLCNENIKKIDFYILKIILNELDELRKVNEPHYVSFEFTKDCINNGETTYVDSSDVYFNMNQFIQPWYMKNFNKSMDINKLLNSLDILENQRKKTYIVHGMEIPEHLFNMYNNTNKNKAKKKQTHRKKNEHEHPHDQLTTHSDVRVNNQVKNNVQKKSQNYIHTDGNKQEKNCRYLKKTDILSNNELINNMTPNSDNGKAKNINKNKNINESAKKASTKYCNKNISNNNNTNKTHNKYEKTPKDCETKQVNKTLKKNANSTNTNKGKKRTGFYDLEIDGVISSFEARKGVYYDKSRKLWRANWKENGKIQTKGFSVNEYKSVQLARQKAIEWREKKEAELLL; translated from the exons atgaacgagtataatagtatatataataaatcCAAGTGTCATAATATTTCTGTATCTAAGGGCACAAGTCgaatttttaaaaaaatcaaaacaaaaaataattataattgcttacctataaaaaaagaaatacaTAACCAACCTGatggtaataataaaaggaatatatctgataaaattatttccgaaaatgaaaagaaaatgctaataaataataaaaataataagaataaaaaaaataataataattatgcATTAGATATATTGAAAGCTATTGAggaatatgaaaaaaatgagatGGCAAATTCTCAAGTACATAATGAAAATGtggaaaatataaaattagaAAGAAATGAAATAGATTACGAAAAGAAATGTTATTCAAATGATAAGGAGAGAAAcgaagaaaataaaaaaataaataattatgataaaaatatacaagGTATTAAAATAGAAGAAGATACAATTGAATataagaaattaaaaaaatatgatgTTGAAAAGAATAAAGTAAAAAGATTAGAATTAGTAATAGACATTGAAgaatataatgataataaattagACAATGAGaattttttacaaaaagattatacaaaaaatatatcatctaatgaaaagaaatattattataataattatatttttaatgatgatttatataatagtaAATTAAACTGTCTAACAAAAACATTAGATTTTTTGGCAAAAGAAGAACATATGAATCCTAATAGAAATTTAGATGAGAAGCATGATAATGAAAGTGTTTGTGTTATTGAAAAAAGAActataaaaaattcttcatcatgtgatgaaaaagaaattagtgaaaaaattaatttaaaagataactatgttttttttaataatacagagaaaaacaaaaataagttgaaagataaaaaaaatacaagtaaaagaaaaaaaatgaaccTCTCCAAAACATATGACAATGATCAAACGgagatatataaaaaaattaaaaaaattaacaataagaatgataattataatcatataaatgatCATGAAAAGTTTAGTGTTAAAAGTAACGTGAATTCTACAACAAgacaaaataataataatatcaaaaaaattaaaaataatcataataataagtCAATTAATAAACCTagtaattattataatagtAGGTCTAGTAGTAAATCCGATTTTAATATGAATAGTAACACAACAAGTACACAAAATAGTTACAGTagtatttataataatgataataataatgatagtTGTATTAGTAGTAATATTAATCATAACAATGATTGTAATGataatcataaaaatgattgtaatgataattataataataataataataattgtaatgataattttaataataattgtaataataattgtaatgataattttaataGTAGTAAAGTTCCTTCTAGTAAttataacaaaattatgaattgtaaaaattatgtaaattcaaataatgatagtacaaaaatacatataggtataaaagaagaaaaaaaatatattatgaaacAAGAAGAACATTtagaaaattttattaaaaataatagaatatataatgattcAGGTTGTTATGTTATAGGTGATGACTGTGTAATTCcaaattataaatatgaagaaGATGATGTCTATGTTGAaattatagaaaataataatatcacTGATGGACATAATAATCTACAAGATAGCTTTgaaaaaatcaaaaaatttTGCACGTCTTCAAATGTTACTACTACAAcgaataaaaataaaaaatataataataatgataataataaaaaaaatgataataaaaagaatatcAGTTTGTGTGATGAGAAAAAGGATGACAgtgaaaataataataggAAGACACCAAAAAATAGGAATGATGATCTTAAGAAGAGTCagaatataaatgataacAAGGTTGAGGaggaatataaaaagagtacaaaattaaaaaataataaaaataataaaagtaataaaaGTAGTGATGATGGTTATATGAAGGATGACGTTCAAATTAATAGCATTGAAGCAACAAACCACAACAccaataataataataataataattatgattGTGATACAATGTATGATGCTAATATTAATGAGAAATgtaatagaaataatacTTATAAAGAAAAGAGTTATATTAATGTAGATGGTTATAATGGTAATAAGAAGAACGATACTAATAATgacaaaaataataataacaatatgaataatgATAAACCTCAGGATGAATGCACAAACAAGaaaaatgttaataatagtagtaataataagaattataataatgataataaaaaaaaaaataataataataacaatcATAATAgtaagaataataataataataataataataataataataaccataataataacaacaaccataacaataacaataacaataacaataatcataataatcataatatttcatataaatgTGACGAAAATGTGTTCCAAGAATTTAACGATTTtatgagaaaaaaaatgtgGATGGAAAAATACTTACACAATCAAATAAACTGTTATGATGTTTTACTAGAAATAAGGAAAAGGGTACCTACCTGGGGTGATTATaaatgtaattttttttttcattggaagaaaattatggaattaaataatgatgaattaaaaatttatgtattaatatttaGATCCTTATGTAATgaaaatatcaaaaaaatcgatttttatattttaaaaattatctTAAACGAATTAGATGAATTAAGAAAAGTAAATGAACCACATTATGTGTCTTTTGAGTTTACAAAAGattgtataaataatggAGAAACAACATATGTTGATTCTTCTgatgtatattttaatatgaaTCAATTTATACAACCATGgtatatgaaaaattttaataaatctatggatataaataaattattgAATTCATTAGATATCTTAGAAAACCAAAGgaaaaaaacatatattgTTCATGGCATGGAAATACCTGAACAcctttttaatatgtataataatactaacaaaaataaagctaaaaaaaaacaaacacatcgtaaaaaaaatgaacatGAACATCCACATGATCAACTAACTACACATTCTGATGTACGTGTAAATAATCAggtaaaaaataatgttcAGAAGAAATCgcaaaattatatacatacagATGGAAATAAACAGGAAAAAAACTGTAgatatttaaaaaaaacagatatattatcaaataacgaacttattaataatatgacACCCAATTCGGATAATGGAAAGgcaaaaaatataaataaaaataaaaatatcaatGAATCTGCAAAAAAGGCATCAACTAAATATTGcaacaaaaatattagtaataataataatactaataaaactcataataaatatgaaaaaacACCGAAAGATTGTGAAACTAAACAAGTGAATaaaacattaaaaaaaaatgctAACTCTACCAACACTAATAAAGGCAAAAAAAGAACAGGATTTTATGATTTAGAAATTGATGGAGTTATTTCATCATTTGAAGCTAGAAAAGGTGTTTATTATGATAAGTCCAGAAAACTATGGAGAGCTAACTGGAAGGAAAATGGAAAAATACAAACAAAAGGTTTTTCAGTTAACg aataTAAATCGGTTCAACTAGCTAGACAAAAGGCTATTGAATGGAGAGAGAAAAAAGAAGCTGAattattgttataa
- a CDS encoding hypothetical protein (conserved Plasmodium protein, unknown function), translating into MDDVIKNKLKKNDKKIVVIYDEIYDTYRKEQKGKNDYEKILRFFNPPVLIIKVLSEIYNIKDEIEYISYSSYELITTQIYINKEKKSLYETLYILYSINKCELPNNDKGNIKNILSKNSQILINQLNNNDMVHIHLYNILSEFQEVYEYILFCYNKCYENYTRTFFYTNHIYNNNIIKNLIKLKRYKYDICRKYKNISFQNILNKFINVLNLCTKFTNNYQNIECIIFYVYLYIFLSIPIFIFPWYNIDNKLNNKILNDGNINIIPNIIQKYRKNFFSYILNNIIDKIGCYETYDFNIALILYYANERQTNISISLSQENDKKKNDNDRNILSEEETNKLYINKINEYYVFKHIGYNTLSQFYKPHFYYMTVLKKTFIYNKKMKSIENLFYTLTNQLLQMDESYMNDIKKKKL; encoded by the coding sequence atggatgatgtgataaaaaataagttaaaaaagaatgataaaaaaattgttgtgatttatgatgaaatatatgataCTTATAGAAAAGAACAGAAAGGGAAAAATGACTATGAGAAAATTTTGAGATTTTTTAATCCACCtgttttaataataaaagtattgagtgaaatatataatataaaagatgaaatagaatatatttcatattcATCATATGAATTGATAACtacacaaatatatataaataaggAAAAGAAAAGTTTATATGAaactttatatatattatattctataaataaatgtgAATTACCAAATAATGATAAGGggaatataaaaaacattttatcaaaaaatagccaaatattaataaaccagctaaataataatgatatggtacatattcatttatataatatattaagtGAATTTCAAGAAgtatatgaatatatattattttgttataataaatgCTATGAAAATTATACTCGTACCTTTTTCTATAcaaatcatatatataataataatataataaagaaccttataaaattaaagagatataaatatgatatatgtaggaaatataaaaatatttcttttcaaaacattttaaataaatttattaatgtCTTAAATTTATGTACAAAATTTACTaataattatcaaaatattgaatgtataattttttatgtatacttatatatatttttaagtatacctatatttatattcccatggtataatattgataacaaattaaataacaaaatattgaatgatggaaatattaatattataccaaatataatacagaaatatagaaaaaacTTTTTctcttatatattaaataatataatagaTAAAATAGGTTGTTATGAAACTTATGATTTTAATATAGctttaattttatattatgcCAATGAAAGACAGActaatatatctatttCTTTAAGTcaagaaaatgataaaaagaaaaacgATAATGATCGCAATATATTATCAGAAGAGgaaacaaataaattatatattaataaaataaatgaatattatgtatttaaGCATATAGGTTATAATACCTTATCTCAATTTTACAAACCgcatttttattatatgacagttttaaaaaagacttttatatataataaaaaaatgaaaagcATAGAAAATCTTTTCTACACCTTGACAAATCAGCTACTTCAAATGGATGAAAGTTATATGAATgacataaaaaaaaaaaaattgtaa
- a CDS encoding putative dfg10 like protein (part of same gene as PGSY75_1455900A~gap found within coding sequence), whose protein sequence is KSDTFYKVPYGGFFHFVSCPHYFAEILIYFSFLLLNKNITCSLNFLLVLLILIKNGMQTHEWYLKVLADTYPKNRKIIIPFIF, encoded by the exons AAAAAGTGATACTTTTTATAAAGTACCATATGGAGgtttttttcattttgtcAGTTGTCCACATTATTTTGCTGAAATTTTAATCTACTTTtcattcttattattaaacaaaaatatcACATG TTCATTGAATTTCCTTTTAGTTTTATTAATCCTAATTAAAAATG GTATGCAAACGCATGAATGGTATTTAAAAGTTTTAGCAGACACGTATCCCaa GAACAGGAAAATAATCATCccatttattttttaa
- a CDS encoding putative dfg10 like protein (part of same gene as PGSY75_1455900B~gap found within coding sequence): protein MLHFYIKHMNNAIVFVCLYYVIDIFLLFLTFYFKSVNKWALHGKNLFLKIDKDEEPYNTKLYKFKRIFDNFIISKTYFSHFYIIGLVINSIILFQDVQYNIENQKNVYYHICLTNLIFEIHLLRRFFEQLFLVRTTTKSFMHICSYLLGISFYIITPFSLYNNKQINYNWSIIFPLLLFIFGNIIQ, encoded by the exons ATGCTAcacttttatataaaacatatgAATAATGCTATTGTTTTTGTGTGCTTATATTACgttatagatatatttcttttgttcttaaccttttattttaaatcTGTCAATAAATGGGCACTACATGGgaaaaatttatttctaAAAATCGATAAAGATGAAGAACCATATAATACTAAGCTTTATAAGTTCAAACGtatatttgataattttataatttcgAAGACTTATTTTTCACACTTTTATATCATTGGTTTAGTTATTAATTCAATAATTCTATTTCAa gatgttcaatataatatagaaaatcaaaaaaatg TTTATTATCACATTTGTCTAACCAATCTCATTTTTGaaattcatttattaaGAAGGTTTTTCGAACAATTATTTTTAGTTAGGACTACTACAAAATCGTTCATGCATATTTGCTCATATCTTTTAGGAATAAg CTTCTACATCATAACACCTTTTTCCTTATACAATAATAAgcaaataaattataattgGTCAATAATTTTCCCTCTTCTCCTTTTCATATTTGGAAATATAATTCAG
- a CDS encoding putative serine hydroxymethyltransferase: MLKEFVKNVSAKNHRYISYYSLRNHSRLKDIDDETYNILNSYKNKNDINLSVVNNIMPTYMKEYLSLDLNPNIFVNNKDIEMLEYIALNSFNLEKKYWGCLISTTSLNNNNNKSIDDYFFNKLYGHFLKKECKILRISFCLEQNIENNISSDIMQNIYNVVNIKNINEPNYNEMQKISNDFNPDIIYIDESNNPYNIDYDKFIKGIKNKNNKIHNKPIIITNMNNKASLISQNFINSPFDHSDIVFTYFNENFRAHNSFVIFYKKGYKCVNTDGHIIEYDYEKKLKHTFGDAYLNNIFFSFFTSFKLMKNEEFKEYVKQTKENTYALYKYINRKYFYLQYSQNNNFFNLNPSNCTFNIQEFYLLCNKLNIYFDILKDKSSNQKSFNIGSNYLTTLGLLTHDIKNVAEFFNESVVLYFYLKEKSKLSNMSFIQYIENNSSASDIFSLAVDISSFISSYPSPYTNEAK, encoded by the coding sequence atgcTGAAAGAGTTTGTTAAAAATGTAAGTGCGAAAAACCATAGATACATCAGTTATTATTCTCTAAGAAATCATAGCCGATTAAAAGATATAGATGATGAGAcctataatatattaaacagttataaaaataagaatgaTATAAACTTATCTGttgtaaataatataatgcCTACATATATGAAGGAATATTTAAGTTTAGATTTAAATccaaatatatttgtgaATAATAAGGATATAGAAATGCTAGAATATATAGCCTTAAATTCATTCAAtttggaaaaaaaatattggGGTTGCCTTATTAGTACCACTTCActtaataataacaataacAAATCTATTgatgattattttttcaataaaTTGTATGgacattttttaaagaagGAATGTAAAATATTACGCATAAGTTTTTGCTTAGAAcaaaatatagaaaataatataagtaGTGATATAATgcaaaatatatataatgttgttaatataaaaaatataaatgaaccaaattataatgaaatgCAAAAAATTTCTAATGATTTTAATCCAgacattatatatattgacGAATCTAATAATCCTTATAACATTGATTATgataaatttattaaaggaataaaaaataaaaataataaaatacataacaaacctattattattaccaATATGAATAACAAAGCTAGTTTAATTTCacaaaattttattaattctCCTTTTGATCATTCAGATATTgtttttacatattttaatgaGAATTTCAGAGCACATAATAgttttgttattttttataaaaaaggatataaaTGTGTAAATACAGATGGTCATATAATTGAATATGATTATgagaaaaaattaaaacataCCTTTGGTGATgcatatttaaataatatatttttttccttctttacttcttttaaattaatgaaaaatgaAGAATTCAAAGAATATGTAAAACAAACTAAAGAAAATACATACgcattatataaatatattaataggaaatatttctatttacaatattctcaaaataataacttttttaatttaaatcCATCAAATTGTACTTTTAATATACAAGAATTTTATCtattatgtaataaattaaatatatattttgatatattaaaagataaatcGTCTAATCAAAAATCATTCAATATTGGATCTAATTATTTAACAACCTTGGGATTATTAACAcatgatataaaaaacgTAGCagaattttttaatgaatctgttgttttatatttttatttaaaagaaaaatccaaattatcaaatatgtcatttattcaatatattgaaaataattcttCAGCATCTGATATTTTTTCTCTTGCTGTTGATATATCatcttttatatcatcatatCCATCTCCATACACAAATGAAgcaaaataa